In Phreatobacter stygius, a genomic segment contains:
- a CDS encoding FGGY-family carbohydrate kinase has translation MTCVLGLDIGTTSTIGILVRLPDTVLGLASRPVTLRSDHAGWAEEDPEQWWANVRDIIKELLAATGVAAGDVAAVGTTGMLPAVVLLDGEGRLLRPSIQQSDGRCGVEVEDLRAECDERAFIAKAGNGINQQLVTAKLRWLERHEPDVFTRIATVFGSYDYINWRLTGERRVEQNWALEAGFVDLASHEIDAELVALAHVPRAAIPAMALSHEIIGVISAAAAAATGLAAGTPVVGGAADMIASALAAGITGPGDVLLKFGGSVDVLVATDRAQPDPRLYLDYHLVPGLFMPNGCMSTGGSALNWFVRTFASGEAAAAQALGLTIHQHLDRLAEARPAGADGITVLPYFLGEKTPIHDPSARGLIEGLTLSHDLGHLWRALLEAYAYAIAHHVEVLRDLGHRTERFIASDGGAQSRAWMQIVADVLQQPVQRLAGHPGSCIGAAWTAAIGTGLTADWSGLSAFVRHADRLQPDPRNAEVYRRGYRRYRELYAKLATMRQVAP, from the coding sequence ATGACCTGCGTTCTCGGCCTCGATATCGGCACGACGTCGACGATCGGCATCCTTGTCAGGCTGCCGGATACCGTGCTCGGCCTTGCCTCGCGGCCGGTCACGCTCCGGTCGGATCATGCCGGCTGGGCCGAGGAGGATCCCGAGCAATGGTGGGCGAACGTCCGTGACATCATCAAGGAATTGCTCGCGGCAACCGGCGTCGCCGCCGGCGATGTGGCGGCGGTCGGCACCACCGGCATGCTGCCCGCCGTCGTGCTGCTCGACGGCGAGGGCCGGCTGCTGCGGCCGAGCATTCAGCAAAGCGATGGCCGTTGCGGCGTCGAGGTCGAAGACCTGCGCGCGGAATGCGATGAGCGGGCCTTCATCGCCAAGGCCGGCAACGGCATCAACCAACAGCTGGTCACCGCCAAGCTGCGCTGGCTGGAACGCCACGAGCCGGATGTCTTCACCCGGATCGCCACCGTCTTCGGCTCCTACGACTATATCAACTGGCGCCTGACGGGAGAGCGCCGGGTCGAGCAGAACTGGGCGCTGGAGGCGGGCTTCGTCGATCTCGCCAGCCATGAGATCGACGCTGAACTGGTTGCGCTCGCCCATGTGCCGCGCGCAGCCATTCCGGCCATGGCGCTGTCCCATGAGATCATCGGCGTCATCTCGGCGGCCGCGGCGGCGGCAACCGGCCTTGCGGCGGGAACGCCGGTGGTCGGTGGCGCTGCCGACATGATCGCCTCGGCGCTTGCCGCCGGCATCACCGGGCCGGGTGACGTCCTGCTGAAATTCGGCGGTTCGGTCGACGTCCTTGTCGCAACCGACCGGGCGCAGCCGGATCCGCGGCTCTATCTCGACTATCATCTGGTGCCGGGCCTGTTCATGCCGAACGGCTGCATGTCGACCGGCGGGTCGGCGCTCAACTGGTTCGTCCGCACTTTCGCTTCCGGCGAAGCCGCCGCCGCTCAGGCGCTGGGCCTGACGATCCATCAGCACCTCGACCGGCTGGCCGAGGCCAGGCCCGCCGGCGCCGACGGCATCACGGTGCTTCCCTATTTCCTCGGCGAGAAGACGCCGATCCACGATCCATCGGCGCGCGGCCTGATCGAGGGCCTGACGCTCAGCCACGATCTCGGCCATCTCTGGCGCGCGTTGCTGGAGGCTTATGCCTATGCCATCGCCCATCATGTCGAGGTCCTCCGCGACCTTGGCCATCGCACCGAGCGGTTCATTGCCTCGGACGGCGGCGCGCAGAGCCGGGCCTGGATGCAGATCGTCGCCGACGTGCTGCAACAGCCGGTCCAGCGCCTGGCCGGCCACCCTGGCTCCTGCATTGGCGCGGCCTGGACCGCGGCGATCGGCACCGGACTGACGGCCGACTGGTCGGGGCTGTCGGCCTTCGTTCGCCATGCCGACCGGCTGCAACCTGATCCGCGCAACGCCGAGGTCTATCGTCGCGGCTATCGCCGCTATCGGGAACTCTATGCCAAGCTCGCCACCATGCGTCAGGTCGCACCTTGA
- a CDS encoding HAD family hydrolase: MSHHAVAWDIDGTLVDSEPRHHRALVSASRAWGVDLSDLSDQAFRGVHMGDVWQAIRARYPAGLGRADWLAAINADYAADPAAMMPMPGAVETITRLARRGVPQICVSNSSRVIVDANIAALGIGGCLIGSISLDDVAAGKPDPAPYLDACRLLHLVPHQVIAVEDSLSGARSARAAGLFVLGYRASVDMLQDVDRDTDDLAVVLDLVSSP, translated from the coding sequence TTGAGCCACCATGCCGTGGCCTGGGATATCGACGGCACGCTGGTCGATAGCGAGCCGCGTCACCACCGCGCCCTGGTGTCGGCGTCCAGGGCCTGGGGCGTCGATCTGTCCGATCTGTCCGATCAGGCCTTTCGCGGTGTCCACATGGGCGATGTCTGGCAGGCGATCAGGGCGCGCTATCCCGCCGGGCTCGGCCGGGCCGACTGGCTGGCCGCCATCAATGCCGACTATGCCGCAGACCCGGCGGCGATGATGCCGATGCCTGGAGCTGTCGAGACCATCACCCGATTGGCGCGGCGCGGCGTTCCCCAGATCTGCGTCTCCAATTCCAGCCGCGTGATCGTCGATGCCAATATTGCCGCGCTCGGCATTGGCGGCTGCCTTATCGGCTCGATCAGCCTCGACGACGTCGCGGCCGGCAAGCCCGATCCGGCGCCCTACCTGGACGCCTGCCGGCTCCTGCATCTTGTGCCGCATCAGGTCATCGCGGTGGAAGACAGTCTGTCGGGCGCCAGGTCTGCCAGGGCCGCCGGTCTCTTCGTGCTCGGCTATCGGGCGAGTGTCGACATGCTGCAGGACGTCGATCGTGACACCGACGATCTGGCCGTCGTGCTGGATCTCGTTTCATCGCCTTAG